A section of the Telopea speciosissima isolate NSW1024214 ecotype Mountain lineage chromosome 3, Tspe_v1, whole genome shotgun sequence genome encodes:
- the LOC122654065 gene encoding adenine/guanine permease AZG1-like: METRTQQRSSIISRVNSFVGNSRVGKYFKLDKRGSTFTTELRAGTATFLTMAYILAVNASILTDSGGTCTVADCVPLCSNPSISISNCAASNFTVVQPGVSCKFDPVNPGYTACLNGVRRDLIVATVASSLIGCVIMGGFANLPLALAPGMGANAYFAYSVVGFHGSGNVTYGTALAAVFIEGLIFLLISAIGLRTKLAKLVPKPVRISSSAGIGLFLAFIGLQSGEGLGLVSFSSATLVTIGACPANSLASVAPVITYPNGTVALMPGGTVSGGILCLNNQMLSPTFWLGAVGFVIIAYCLVKNIKGAMIYGIVFVTAISWFRNTQVTAFPNTDAGNSAYQYFKQVVDVHAINSTKGALDFTGINQGYFWEALVTFLYVDILDTTGTLYSMARFAGFVDSNGDFEGQYFAFMSDATSIVIGSLLGTSPVTVFIESSTGIREGGRTGLTALTVAGFFFLSFFFTPLLASIPVWAVGSPLILVGVLMMRSVVEIEWNDMKQAIPAFVTLILMPMSYSIAYGLIGGIGTYIVLHLWDWGELVLGKFGIIKIKKEEKHDLVGVNESNEELGLEDGDKKGSEIQLAV; the protein is encoded by the coding sequence ATGGAGACTCGAACGCAGCAACGTTCCTCAATAATATCCCGTGTTAACTCGTTCGTTGGAAACAGCCGAGTCGGAAAATATTTCAAACTCGACAAACGTGGCTCCACTTTCACAACCGAACTCCGTGCCGGAACAGCCACGTTTCTCACCATGGCTTACATCCTAGCAGTCAACGCAAGTATTCTCACTGATTCCGGCGGAACCTGTACCGTCGCCGACTGTGTCCCTCTCTGTAGCAACCCTTCCATCTCTATCTCCAACTGCGCCGCCTCAAACTTCACGGTGGTCCAACCCGGTGTGTCTTGCAAATTCGACCCCGTCAACCCGGGTTACACAGCTTGCCTCAACGGAGTCCGCCGTGATCTAATCGTCGCCACCGTCGCTTCTTCCCTCATCGGTTGTGTAATCATGGGTGGTTTCGCTAACCTTCCCTTAGCTTTAGCTCCTGGTATGGGCGCAAACGCTTACTTCGCTTACAGCGTTGTTGGCTTCCACGGCTCCGGCAACGTCACTTATGGAACAGCTTTAGCAGCGGTTTTCATCGAGGGGcttatttttctcttaatttccGCAATTGGGTTAAGAACCAAACTCGCTAAACTCGTTCCTAAACCCGTCCGAATCTCTTCCTCTGCCGGAATCGGTCTTTTTCTCGCTTTTATTGGACTTCAAAGCGGTGAAGGACTCGGACTCGTTAGTTTCAGTTCTGCCACACTTGTTACAATCGGCGCGTGTCCAGCTAACTCACTCGCCTCCGTCGCTCCTGTAATAACTTATCCAAACGGCACCGTTGCTCTTATGCCTGGTGGTACAGTTTCCGGTGGCATTCTTTGTTTAAATAACCAGATGCTTAGTCCGACTTTCTGGTTGGGTGCAGTTGGTTTCGTAATAATTGCTTATTGTCTTGTGAAAAACATTAAAGGAGCGATGATATACGGTATAGTATTTGTAACAGCGATTTCATGGTTTCGTAACACTCAGGTTACCGCTTTCCCTAACACTGACGCGGGCAACTCGGCTTATCAGTATTTCAAGCAAGTAGTTGACGTTCATGCCATCAACAGTACTAAAGGTGCGTTGGATTTTACGGGTATAaatcaagggtatttttgggaaGCTTTGGTAACATTTTTATATGTAGATATACTTGATACTACCGGAACGTTATATTCCATGGCTCGGTTCGCCGGGTTTGTTGACTCAAACGGCGATTTCGAAGGTCAATATTTCGCTTTCATGTCTGATGCGACATCGATTGTGATTGGTTCGTTGTTGGGAACTTCACCGGTGACGGTTTTTATAGAATCGTCGACGGGGATAAGGGAAGGTGGGAGGACTGGATTAACGGCGTTAACGGTCGctggatttttctttttgtcattCTTTTTTACGCCGTTATTGGCTTCGATACCTGTTTGGGCAGTTGGATCACCGTTGATTTTGGTTGGGGTTTTGATGATGAGATCAGTGGTGGAGATTGAATGGAATGATATGAAACAGGCTATACCAGCGTTTGTCACTTTGATATTGATGCCAATGAGTTATTCGATTGCTTATGGATTGATTGGAGGGATTGGTACTTATATTGTTTTGCATTTATGGGATTGGGGAGAGTTGGTGTTGGGGAAATTTGggattataaaaatcaaaaaggaggaaaaacatGATTTGGTAGGGGTAAATGAGTCAAATgaagaacttggtcttgaagATGGGGACAAGAAGGGATCCGAGATTCAATTAgcagtttaa